CCACCCTACGTAGTGAGAGGGGCTTTCAGGGTCCGTGTTCTTTCATATGTCCTGTCAATTAGTGCCATCTGTAAccatggtttttttgttttttttgtcacATAGCATCTTGCCCTCTTTTAATCAAAATATGATGGATGGACAACATAGATAAGCCCTAACTGATCTGATGTTTTGTAAGTTCAGTGCTAATTAATGCCAAAATGTAAAGACATTTGCTTCTCTGGAGTGGCTCAAATCTATAAAACAGTAGAGAAAATAtgatttttgcaaacatttttttaaatatttcaaaggaaGATTTTCAGTAGCAAACAGTCACTTCTGACTTTTTGTTAAATTACTTaacaaaatagttttttttaatattaaagtaaaCCATACCCTTCACTGAGGGCTCTGGCTTTTTCCAGGTCTTGAATTACGTTCAAAAGGACTTTAATCTTCTCCTGGTTTGAGTGCAAAGATTCCTCTATGGACTGCAGCTTGCCTTGTAGGGCACATAGTTCACTATGTGCCAAGTGAATTTGATTAATGTCACTAATCTCTTTGTTGATTTCTGGTTTAATTTCATTTCCTTGAAGATCGGATTTTATGTGAAAGGCTTCTAAATAATTGCAATACTCTGGAACATATGACCATGTAGAAGTTTTATCCGTTTCAGTGTGACACAAGGGAATAGATTTTGACTCATCATTGCTGGTCAATGATGTTATTCCATGATTATCATTAGTCAGCACCATGCAATCAGAGTCTGTTTCAGGCTCTGTTGGCTGTTGATGATCTCTGAGAAAGCAGTGTGATGAACTCTGATTCGACAGAGGTGATAACGGAGTGATTTCATTAGTGCTAGTGTCTTTAGTGGATACAGGTAACTCCAAAACACTTTTTTCTTCACAAGAGTCATAATGTGGATTAATTTCATTGCAGTTCCTGGTATTGTTTAGGTAGGACGGAGATTTTCCTGATTTGGATGACAGTGTACAGTTTTCATTGGATTGGCTCATAGTAGTAGGAGAACGTACTGAATCGTTTAAATCCATGGACATGTCTGCAGCATAAATGGAAGTGCTATTGTCCTGTGGAGAAGTCAGATGTATGTATTCAGGCACCTGTGTATAAACAGTTGCCTTTTCCAGTATTGTGGAAGTATCTGACGCTGAGTGGATAGGCCCATTGCTTCGTGCTTTACACTCTCTTTGAAATAACTGATTGGATGTCTTGGCTCTTCTAGATCCATCTTCCAAATGTTTAGTTATTCTTAAGTAAGAGAGGTTCAAAGACATGTCTTGCTCAGAAAGATTGCCGTTGACTTGGTCAGAGCATTCCAGCTCAGTTGGCATTTCCATTAAAGACTTACTTGttgtcagttttttctttttaaaaactggaaaatgctTCCTGAGGCTGGGAGAAGTTTGAATAGCAATATTCCGATGCCCCTTCTGAGCctttgggaaagagagagaatagtTTGGCAGGTTATGGTGCCTAGATATTTGTGCCTTTCCAATCATGAGTGTTGTGTCTTTGGCAGGTTTAGCGTCCATTTCAGTGACACCAATTGGCTTCTTGTTTGTACTATCATCTTTGAATCGGACTTGCTGGGATTTGCTCCTGCGATGGTGTGGCTGCCTCATAAAATCAACTGAATCCAGGCTATTCCGTTTGAGTAATACAGGGCGCATTTTCTTGTTTTGCTGGGCCATTGAATCGCAGTTTGAGGCCTGCAAGTAATAAGTTTCTCTGCGACCCATTTCATTAGGCCATTCGAACAGCACCTGGTGGTTATGCCCCAGATGCAAATGAAGATTTTAACTATTGATTAAGAAACTAATTCTTTTCATTCTGttggtttttatttatatttctaggTAATCTATTCTgttttgagagattctttcaATTTCTCCCCATATTTACCAATATTATTTTGTTACAGAGAAAATTATTAGTTAGACCAATCACCAAGATAAACTAAATAATTTAAAAGCGGCAAAGAATCCTGtagcactttatagactaacagacatattgaagcataagctttcatgagtgaatacccacttcgccAGATGCATGTATTGGAAATtttcagaggcaggtataaatatgcaagcaagaatcaggctagggataatgaggttagttcaatcagggaggataaGGCCCTCTTCTAGCCTCTTCTAACCCTAAAGTCCCTCTTCTAGTCCCAAATAATTTAAATATCCAATCAAAGGAGAGCATTAATGGAGAAAGAATTTGGAATTCTTAACGTTTATATTCTGAAACTAATCTTGGTTTCTCTTACAATAAAAGTATAAATTACAGTAGTCAAGGTATGTTAACTGTTAACTACTGTAAAGATAAATTAGTCAACCACCTTTTCTAATGCCTACTTAGGTAACAGTTAACCTCCGCAAGAGATTCAAGTTTTGAACTGTGGACCACttaaatatttcttattttcatAGAATGTAAATAACATGCATAATAACTGTTTTGGGCAATTGCTATCTTGATGCATAGCTTTGCTGTAGGAATATACCCATTAATATCAAACAGAAATTCTTCCTGCAGTGCTGCTGTTTTTTCTTCTTGTCCCATCTTTTTACTTTAGCAGCTGAAACTAATCTTCTCAAATAGCCAAACAAAGCCAGTGGCTTGTGACCAAGCAAATATATAGCATCAAACAGGATTCAGTAATTGATGTATAGTCCTTGCTCTAATTCATGCAAGTACAAGACTGAGCATGTCTGAGGGACTGTATCATTCAGATGAGATCTGTAAACACTTTGGCCCCAGGAGAGTGGTCCAGACCAGATAGTCAGCATTTGCAGAATAGCAGACAAgtgttttctgaaaataaaaagacaatagTTGCAATTGAACACTGTTGAATACCATTGAAAAGTCTGTTGAATACTATTATTTCTTCCTGCTGTCTCTAAATATTTTTCATCTGCAGTACTCATGTGAACTTTGTAGTGGGATGTCTTAAATGAGAAACTGAAAGATGATATTTCAACATTGTGAAGCACATAAAGATTTATCTACCGTGAAATATTGGAACACAACCAAATATATTTTCAGAATATATATTcaataaaacagttttatttccTTTGGCAGTGTGATCAGGATTGCACATTTATGTTAGTTATGGATCTGAACCTAAAATTGCAGATATGGATCTTCAAAGACTTTGGAGAAATCTAGTTCCATATCTGAAATTGGCTGCTTGAGCTCATTATGTTAGCAGTGGCCAGAAAGTTGGAAAATGCACATGAAAGTTCTTCAACTTAGAGCAAATCAAATTTAGGGTTCAAATCTAATTCTGAATCTCTATTTTGCAACTCAGGTGCATCTAAAATATAGTTGTGCGAATATGTATATAGCCTGGGATCCACCAGAGAGCGTGATAGTGGATCAAGTTAAATGTTGCAAGTGAAGCCTTTTGTAGGCTTGTGAAATTTATCTCCTGTGAAGTATAAAATGATTGATATTTATGAATAAAGTCTCTCTTGCAAGAAATGTGCCTACATCTGTCTGTTCTATTAAGCTACATTTTATCACTTCTCTTTCCAATCTTATAAAATACCTAAAAACACTTTGGTTATACGGTAAGCCTTACCTTGCTGAAAAATTGTTAGGACAATAGTGTAATCATAAGTAGAAAACAATGTATCTGTTATAAATAGAGATATCAGTTTAGTATGTACAAAAGTGTTATAACCTTGAGAAAAACCCTTTTTCTGCAGCCATGAAATAAATTACCAGCTATAATCAAAAATGTTTACTTCATACCATTAACCCTTTCTTAACTACACTTTGTCCACTGATCTACGGTATCTACCTGAAATCCACAACATTCAAGCTTGGCAGAAAATTTACCACACCTACTATAATAGTAG
This genomic window from Dermochelys coriacea isolate rDerCor1 chromosome 8, rDerCor1.pri.v4, whole genome shotgun sequence contains:
- the INSYN2B gene encoding protein INSYN2B, whose translation is MGRRETYYLQASNCDSMAQQNKKMRPVLLKRNSLDSVDFMRQPHHRRSKSQQVRFKDDSTNKKPIGVTEMDAKPAKDTTLMIGKAQISRHHNLPNYSLSFPKAQKGHRNIAIQTSPSLRKHFPVFKKKKLTTSKSLMEMPTELECSDQVNGNLSEQDMSLNLSYLRITKHLEDGSRRAKTSNQLFQRECKARSNGPIHSASDTSTILEKATVYTQVPEYIHLTSPQDNSTSIYAADMSMDLNDSVRSPTTMSQSNENCTLSSKSGKSPSYLNNTRNCNEINPHYDSCEEKSVLELPVSTKDTSTNEITPLSPLSNQSSSHCFLRDHQQPTEPETDSDCMVLTNDNHGITSLTSNDESKSIPLCHTETDKTSTWSYVPEYCNYLEAFHIKSDLQGNEIKPEINKEISDINQIHLAHSELCALQGKLQSIEESLHSNQEKIKVLLNVIQDLEKARALSEGRNFYHTGQDLNNCSTCQNTACIIYSVEYDFRQQEGRFHQVLKTLDQMEQTPATAPAPKLPPDHPIPEKQELRRKTKKVKKKCFWWM